A part of Primulina eburnea isolate SZY01 chromosome 10, ASM2296580v1, whole genome shotgun sequence genomic DNA contains:
- the LOC140842835 gene encoding calcium-binding protein CBP-like isoform X2: protein MSNYPNQNPSGYPYGAPPPSQSYPSAGHPPPGGPPPSNQSSPYAPVSTPYSTPSAPPSNNYGAPQQPYGAPQQPYGAPQQPYGGYPTPPSAPYGTPFAALTPSAFPPGTDPNVIACFQAADRDGSGFIDDKELQSALSTYNQSFGLRTVHLLMYLFTNTNTRKIGPKEFTQVFYSLQSWRAIFERFDRDRSGRIDSNELREALLSLGFSVSPTVLELLVSKFDKSGGTNKAIEYDNFIECCLTVKGLTEKFKEKDTSFSGSATFTYEAFMLTVLPFLVA, encoded by the exons ATGTCCAACTACCCCAACCAGAATCCCTCCGGCTACCCCTACGGCGCTCCGCCGCCGTCTCAATCCTACCCATCAGCCGGCCATCCTCCACCCGGAGGTCCACCACCTTCCAACCAGTCTTCTCCTTATGCGCCCGTTTCCACTCCGTACTCAACGCCTTCAGCTCCTCCCAGTAACAACTATGGCGCTCCCCAGCAGCCCTATGGCGCTCCTCAGCAGCCCTATGGCGCTCCCCAGCAACCCTATGGCGGTTATCCTACCCCTCCTTCTGCTCCGTACGGTACCCCCTTCGCCGCGCTCACGCCCTCGGCTTTCCCGCCGGGGACGGACCCTAACGTGATTGCGTGCTTCCAGGCGGCGGATCGGGATGGAAGTGGGTTTATTGACGATAAGGAGCTTCAGAGTGCACTCTCGACGTATAATCAGAGCTTTGGGTTGAGGACTGTTCATCTTCTCATGTATCTCTTCACCAACACTAACACGAGGAAGATCG GTCCAAAGGAATTTACACAAGTCTTTTACAGTCTTCAGAGCTGGAGG GCTATTTTTGAGAGATTTGATAGGGACAGGAGTGGAAGGATTGACTCAAATGAATTGAGAGAAGCGCTTCTTAGTCTCGGATTCTCAGTGTCTCCCACAGTTCTGGAGTTACTGGTTTcaaagtttgacaaaagtgGTGGAACTAACAAGGCCATTGAATATGACAATTTCATCGA GTGCTGTCTCACTGTTAAGGGTCTGACTGAAAAATTCAAGGAGAAGGATACCTCGTTTTCTGGTTCAGCCACTTTTACATATGAAGCCTTCATGTTAACTGTTTTGCCTTTCCTCGTTGCTTAG